From the Lepisosteus oculatus isolate fLepOcu1 chromosome 1, fLepOcu1.hap2, whole genome shotgun sequence genome, one window contains:
- the tegt gene encoding probable Bax inhibitor 1 has product MNMFDRSINFDALFKFSQISRSTQQHLKNVYSSLAVCMFVAGAGAYVHVVTRLFQGGVLSLLGSLGMMAWLAMTPHCPETEKKRLGILAGFAFFTGVGLGPVMDFVIAINPSIIVTAFLGTSIIFACFTMSALYAQRRSYLFLGGTLMSGLSLLFLLSLFNMFFGSVMLFKAHMYIGLMLMCGFVLFDTQLIIEKAEMGDKDYIWHCVDLFLDFVTIFRKLMVILAMNEKEKKKEKK; this is encoded by the exons ATGAACATGTTTGACCGCAGTATCAACTTTGACGCGCTGTTTAAGTTTTCACAGAT CTCGCGGTCCAcccagcagcacctgaagaatGTGTACTCCAGCCTGGCCGTGTGCATGTTCGTGGCGGGGGCCGGCGCCTACGTCCACGTCGTCACCCGGCTCTTCCAG GGCGGAGTCCTGTCCCTCCTGGGCTCCCTGGGAATGATGGCCTGGCTGGCGATGACCCCTCACTGCCCAGAGACGGAGAAGAAGAGGCTGGGCATCCTGGCGGGCTTTGCATTCTTCACAG GTGTCGGGCTAGGCCCTGTCATGGACTTTGTTATCGCCATCAACCCCAG CATCATTGTGACCGCGTTCCTGGGCACCTCCATCATCTTCGCGTGCTTCACCATGAGCGCCCTGTACGCTCAGCGCCGGAGCTACCTCTTCCTGGGGG GCACACTGATGTCCGGTCTGTCCCTCCTGTTCCTGCTCTCTTTGTTCAACATGTTCTTTGGCTCAGTGATGCTCTTCAAG GCTCACATGTACATCGGGCTGATGCTGATGTGTGGCTTTGTGCTTTTCGACACCCAGCTCATCATTGAAAAGGCAGAGATGGGTGACAAGGACTACATTTG GCACTGCGTGGACCTCTTCCTGGACTTCGTGACCATCTTCAGAAAGCTCATGGTGATCCTGGCCATGAACGAGAAG GagaagaagaaggagaagaagtAG